The following nucleotide sequence is from Devosia salina.
ACCTCCTGGGGCAGCGCTGGCGGCATGCCCTGCCAGGTCGATGGCAGAAGGTCGATGAACAGCTGCTCGCCGGCTTCGATACGGTTGAAATTGAAGCCGCGCTTGAGCCCCAGCCGCAATCCGCGCCCATCCGGATCCTGCCGCGCCACCGAAAGATAATTCGGCATGGTCGTGGCAACGTCCGGCAGGATGATATCCACCGGGTCCTCGAACTCGACCGAAAGCACGTTGTTGTCGATCTTGAACTGATAGGGCGGCAGTTCGTCCAGCGCCGGAAAACTGAGGATCAGGCGGCCAAAACCGTCTTCTTCCGTCGCAAAGAGCTGGCCCTGGTCGACGGCAAAAGCAGGCGCGACAACAGTCAGCATGCTGACCATTGTTGCGGCAGCCAAGGACAGGAATGTCCGCTGCCAGCCTGACTTGATTGCGGTCTTCACCGGCCTTCTGCCCGCCCGACGCATCTTGCCGCGATTGGGGGCGGGACGAAATGCCCCGAAATCCTCAAAACGCGAGGGTTACAACACTCCAGGACCCGCCGCCTTCTGGACGGACGGATGCCCTGTGCGTGCAACCCTAGCGGTGGGTACTTAACACCCCCCTAAGGGGATGGGCGGCAATTGCCTATTGTCCGACGATCTGGGGCAGCGCCGCCAGGTCTTCCGGTGCCATCTGGTCGAGCGGGTCGGCGCTGGCCGAGGCCATGCGCACGGTGAGCTCCTGGGCGCGCATCGTGTCCATCTCGGCAAGAATGGGCGCCATTTTGCGCGGGCTCATCATCTTGGCGACGCGCAACAGCACCTCGATGTCGAGCGCATTGAAAATGTTGGCCGCGTCCTTGGGCTTCATGGTCTCATACATGGCCACGATGCCGGCGAACTGGCCTTCCTCCATTTCCTTGCGCTGTTCAACCAGCGCGGCAATCTGCCCCTCGAGCGCCTCCAGGGTCTGCTGCCGCTCCTCGATCCGCTTTTCCGCGGCCTCGACCAGCGAGGCGCGCATCGCCAGCTCCTGCTCGTAGCTGTCCAGTTCGGTCCGCCGGTTGGACAGACGCTCAAGCAGTGCCTGTTCGGTGAGCGTTGATCCTCCGGCGCCGAGCGGCGTCACCCCATCCGGCGTCAGCATCAGCGGCTGGGCATCGCCGGGCGGCGGGCAGTCCGCCGGAATGACCGTCAATTGGCCCTCGCTGGTGTCCTCCTCGCCCTTTTCGGACACGGGTCGCGGGTCGCACGCATTCTCGGCAGCGACGACATTGCTGGGGGTCTCACCGTGACCGCCATCGGCGGCGGCATCGCCTTGTGCTGCTGCCTCGCCTTCGCCTGACGACCCATGCTCGGCCGCCGGAGCGCCATGGCCTTCAGCGCCAGACGCGGACTCGCCCAGCGTGGGTGTACCGTCGCTCAGGGTGGGACTGGCGTCCTCTATGGTCGGCTCGCCCGGAAGCGTCACCGTTTC
It contains:
- a CDS encoding MotE family protein, with translation MTNIRLLPVVILAVAALLVLKTIGLVTNGGYVLTGVSIAQAAGGGGSGAAPGETVTLPGEPTIEDASPTLSDGTPTLGESASGAEGHGAPAAEHGSSGEGEAAAQGDAAADGGHGETPSNVVAAENACDPRPVSEKGEEDTSEGQLTVIPADCPPPGDAQPLMLTPDGVTPLGAGGSTLTEQALLERLSNRRTELDSYEQELAMRASLVEAAEKRIEERQQTLEALEGQIAALVEQRKEMEEGQFAGIVAMYETMKPKDAANIFNALDIEVLLRVAKMMSPRKMAPILAEMDTMRAQELTVRMASASADPLDQMAPEDLAALPQIVGQ